Proteins encoded in a region of the Streptomyces sp. NBC_00513 genome:
- a CDS encoding glycosyltransferase family 2 protein, which produces MRSSIIVPIYQSPTVLSLFLESLRLTVEPDTELIMVNDGSGPEVGELIEEFARTLKTERLGAITVETVHNVNPRGCGQALNQGLSRAEGDHVFFVDSDLILASGWQSGMLRTLHEHPESGMTAGVLLYPHTGGVQHCGITFSETLGRHLFLNARPEDLPGAPYTVQLAAFALFAMTRQVRNDVGLLDERYFNGYEDFDYQMRARTLGYRTVIDPRVTSYHWELRNGVHRAGNRKSNLARFWKTWGDHVDNDVVPRMVNALTNTPDLGRFVPLDLAETRTDAAGVWEALAAASTLNRHAVLDYSTNVDGERPILLPHLLPPALLTEPKPLLILVENFVRLLDNQMWLAQRLRTQTEDIVIDLHGNRVGLEDLHAGCWPGAKVR; this is translated from the coding sequence TTGCGTAGCAGCATCATCGTGCCGATCTATCAATCGCCCACAGTTCTCTCGCTCTTCCTGGAGTCGCTGAGACTGACTGTCGAGCCGGACACCGAACTCATCATGGTCAACGACGGTTCGGGACCCGAAGTAGGCGAGCTCATCGAGGAGTTCGCCCGTACTCTGAAGACCGAGCGGCTCGGCGCCATCACAGTCGAGACCGTGCACAACGTGAACCCCCGTGGTTGCGGACAAGCCCTCAACCAGGGCTTGTCCAGAGCGGAGGGCGACCATGTGTTCTTCGTCGACTCCGACCTGATCTTGGCATCCGGCTGGCAATCAGGGATGTTGCGAACCCTGCACGAGCATCCGGAAAGCGGGATGACGGCTGGCGTGCTGCTGTACCCGCACACCGGTGGAGTACAACACTGCGGCATCACGTTCAGTGAGACGCTGGGCCGGCACCTGTTTCTCAACGCCCGACCCGAAGACTTACCCGGTGCGCCGTACACGGTTCAGTTGGCTGCTTTCGCCCTCTTCGCGATGACCCGGCAGGTCCGGAACGACGTCGGCCTGCTGGACGAGCGGTACTTCAACGGATACGAGGACTTCGACTACCAGATGCGAGCCAGGACGCTCGGCTACCGCACGGTGATCGACCCGCGGGTCACCTCCTACCACTGGGAGCTGCGCAACGGGGTCCACCGGGCGGGGAACCGCAAGAGCAACCTCGCACGGTTCTGGAAGACCTGGGGCGACCATGTCGACAACGACGTGGTCCCGCGCATGGTCAATGCACTGACGAACACGCCCGACCTCGGGCGATTCGTTCCGCTGGATCTCGCCGAGACACGTACCGACGCCGCCGGCGTCTGGGAAGCGCTCGCCGCCGCATCGACCCTCAACCGGCATGCCGTGCTCGACTACTCGACGAACGTGGACGGGGAGCGGCCCATTCTCCTCCCACATCTGCTGCCGCCCGCCCTCCTCACCGAACCGAAACCCTTGCTGATCCTGGTCGAGAACTTCGTCCGCCTGCTCGACAACCAAATGTGGCTGGCCCAGCGCCTTCGGACTCAGACGGAGGACATCGTCATCGACCTGCACGGCAACAGAGTGGGTCTTGAGGACCTCCACGCCGGCTGCTGGCCGGGGGCCAAAGTCCGGTGA
- a CDS encoding RICIN domain-containing protein, which yields MRRIRSILAGLSLLLPVLGVAPAAMAAPVTTETGTQFPDTTGAGVQAHGGGVLKVGAYYYWFGEDRGEDNKFRYVSAYRSKDLKDWESRGHVLTQEADPEIRSAVIERPKVLYNEKTKQFVMWMHKEADDSYAEARAAVAVSSTVDGPYEWKGSFRPKDASGAEHMSRDITVYEDKAAGKAYMISAANHNADLHIYELSDDYTQVKQLVANPWPGQHRESPALFKRGDVYFMLTSGTSYWDPNQQKYATATSLAGPWSPMKDVGNHNGHHSQTTFVLPVEGSETTSFLYMGDRWAGTWSNPNRVNDSKYVWLPLEFPDATTMNLPWYTKVSIDTQTGRVSGSGGDPLNTITGKKSGACMTVPGSVSDNQAPVTQESCAGGLNSQWRFTDNDNGYVRVLAQHSGKCLDLADNSTADGAEIKQYDCGWGNNQRWRFESLVDGYVRVVSKHSSKCLDVQGGSTSAGAKIVQSECNGSTGQAWKVGTPDKPTDPTDPTDPTHPGTADQHLTTSVNAGVLTMSTTADPVRLPPVDFGKGGASTGNLNMITVKDFRGGTTGWSLTGKITDFTSPRGKIDADRLTWTPTCTTKPDSPTTCVAGSSGTIGKNGATLASAPDSDLSGGEFTTNAGVALDVPKYTPVGDYAATLTLTLL from the coding sequence ATGCGAAGAATCCGATCCATCCTGGCAGGCCTGAGCCTGCTTCTACCTGTCCTCGGTGTCGCGCCGGCGGCGATGGCGGCACCCGTCACGACAGAAACGGGCACCCAGTTCCCGGACACGACCGGGGCAGGGGTGCAGGCCCACGGTGGTGGCGTACTCAAAGTCGGCGCGTACTACTACTGGTTCGGCGAGGACCGCGGTGAGGACAACAAGTTCCGCTATGTCTCCGCCTACCGTTCCAAGGACCTCAAGGACTGGGAGTCTCGCGGCCATGTCCTGACCCAGGAGGCCGACCCCGAGATCCGCTCCGCGGTGATCGAGCGTCCGAAGGTCCTCTACAACGAGAAGACCAAGCAGTTCGTCATGTGGATGCACAAGGAGGCGGATGACTCCTATGCCGAGGCCCGGGCCGCAGTGGCGGTCTCGTCCACGGTGGACGGCCCGTACGAATGGAAAGGTTCCTTCCGCCCGAAGGACGCGTCAGGGGCCGAGCACATGTCCCGCGACATCACGGTGTACGAGGACAAGGCCGCCGGTAAGGCCTACATGATCTCCGCCGCCAACCACAACGCCGACCTCCACATCTACGAACTCAGCGACGACTACACACAGGTCAAGCAACTGGTGGCGAATCCCTGGCCCGGTCAACACCGGGAGTCACCCGCCCTGTTCAAGCGCGGGGACGTGTACTTCATGCTCACTTCCGGAACCAGCTACTGGGACCCGAACCAGCAGAAGTACGCCACCGCCACCAGCCTCGCGGGTCCGTGGTCGCCGATGAAAGACGTCGGCAACCACAACGGACACCACTCGCAGACGACGTTCGTGCTTCCTGTGGAGGGCAGCGAAACCACCTCCTTCCTCTACATGGGGGACCGCTGGGCGGGTACGTGGTCCAATCCGAACCGGGTCAACGACTCCAAGTACGTGTGGCTGCCACTGGAGTTCCCGGATGCCACGACCATGAACCTCCCCTGGTATACGAAGGTCTCCATCGACACGCAGACCGGCCGGGTCTCCGGCTCCGGAGGCGACCCCCTCAACACGATCACCGGCAAGAAGAGCGGCGCCTGCATGACCGTCCCCGGGAGCGTCTCCGACAACCAGGCACCCGTCACCCAGGAATCCTGTGCCGGCGGGCTGAACAGCCAATGGCGATTCACGGACAACGACAACGGCTACGTCCGTGTCCTCGCCCAACACAGTGGCAAATGCCTCGACCTCGCCGACAACTCCACCGCGGACGGAGCCGAGATCAAACAGTACGACTGCGGCTGGGGAAACAACCAGCGCTGGCGCTTCGAAAGCCTGGTGGACGGCTACGTCCGCGTCGTCTCCAAGCACAGCAGCAAATGCCTCGACGTCCAGGGCGGGTCCACCAGCGCCGGCGCCAAGATCGTCCAGTCGGAGTGCAACGGCTCGACCGGTCAGGCCTGGAAGGTCGGCACGCCCGACAAGCCGACCGACCCCACGGACCCCACCGATCCGACCCACCCCGGAACGGCCGACCAACACCTCACCACCTCGGTCAACGCCGGCGTGCTCACCATGTCCACCACAGCGGATCCCGTCCGACTCCCCCCGGTCGACTTCGGCAAGGGCGGCGCCTCCACGGGCAACCTCAACATGATCACTGTCAAGGACTTCCGCGGCGGCACAACAGGCTGGTCACTCACTGGCAAGATCACCGACTTCACAAGCCCCCGGGGCAAAATCGACGCCGACCGGCTCACCTGGACACCCACCTGCACCACCAAACCCGATAGTCCCACCACCTGCGTGGCGGGAAGCTCCGGGACCATCGGAAAGAACGGCGCAACCCTCGCATCCGCACCCGACAGTGACCTGAGCGGCGGCGAATTCACCACCAACGCCGGCGTGGCCCTCGACGTTCCCAAGTACACACCCGTCGGCGACTACGCCGCGACACTCACCCTCACCCTCCTCTGA
- a CDS encoding RICIN domain-containing protein, which yields MPVNRRTSIGSRRRRHTGIATSALAVATMLVGGAVSPPAAADAPEPTGVTVRLDPGYQQQPFEGWGTSLAWFAHVTGGWPDAQRNRLADALYSAEGLGFTVARYNIGGGDSPETEPYMRVGAAVPGYWNRPGAETPDWWNPDNPDHWNPDADPNQRWWLSAAKARGADTFEAFSNSPPYFMTNSGLVTGAVNPNDDNLRSDQYQRFAAYLSGALRRVQDSTGVTFGSVSAINEPNTNFWRAGGRQEGSHWAVDSQTRMITALRSELDAKGLRTPIAAMDETNPNTFRANWNAYDDSARSAVGKLNTHTYGTNGRTGPRDIAKGAGTPLWMSEVDLGGRGPQNFTDMSPALDLAGRITDDLRELEPRAWVLWQAVEDYENMTPAHENSNWGLVQTDFTPADAAREPLRKNKKYWAMAQYSRFIRPGARVITTDDDATLAAVRPGGQGAVVVHTNPTPTARTVTLDLSAFRTVSPQPVKRYTTDTTKNVHREADLTTSGKRLTVTLGPNSVTTLVIPGASGVNTEATAVPSTASRLLVNANSGMALAGTTLGKSALVQQVPNPGDAAQQWVLTRSVPGDWSSTASYRVKNVRSGKLLGVVGGALALAPPGPSANLRWMLSTTGDGQYTLVNSATGTLLDVTGASTTDGAPVGVHPPTTGSNQRWAFRGPTDWQALQARHSGKCLDVTGASTADAAPVTQYTCNNGPNQQWSLRTAPDGHVNVVVRHSGKCLDVTGASTADAAPVAQYTCNNGPNQQWSRIEAGGGYVRLVARHSGKCLDIAGASPADGAEAVQYACNGGTNQQFRTG from the coding sequence GTGCCTGTCAACAGAAGAACATCCATCGGATCGCGCCGCCGACGGCATACCGGCATAGCCACGTCGGCCCTCGCCGTCGCCACGATGCTCGTCGGCGGGGCGGTGTCGCCTCCCGCCGCGGCCGACGCGCCCGAACCGACCGGTGTGACCGTCCGTCTCGACCCCGGCTACCAGCAGCAGCCGTTCGAGGGCTGGGGCACCTCACTCGCCTGGTTCGCCCATGTGACCGGCGGCTGGCCCGACGCCCAGCGCAACCGGCTGGCCGACGCCCTCTACAGCGCCGAAGGACTCGGTTTCACCGTCGCCCGCTACAACATCGGCGGTGGCGACAGCCCGGAGACCGAGCCCTACATGCGCGTCGGCGCAGCCGTACCGGGCTACTGGAATCGCCCCGGAGCCGAGACGCCCGACTGGTGGAACCCCGACAACCCCGATCACTGGAACCCGGACGCCGACCCCAACCAGCGCTGGTGGCTCAGCGCTGCCAAGGCCCGTGGCGCGGACACCTTCGAGGCGTTCTCGAACTCCCCTCCCTACTTCATGACCAACAGCGGACTCGTGACCGGCGCGGTCAACCCCAATGACGACAACCTCCGCTCCGACCAGTACCAACGCTTCGCCGCCTACCTTTCCGGGGCGCTGCGTCGTGTGCAGGACTCCACGGGCGTCACCTTCGGCTCCGTGTCAGCGATCAACGAGCCGAATACCAACTTCTGGCGAGCCGGCGGCCGCCAGGAAGGCTCCCACTGGGCAGTCGACTCCCAGACTCGCATGATCACTGCCCTCCGCTCGGAGCTGGACGCGAAAGGGTTACGCACGCCCATCGCGGCGATGGACGAGACGAACCCGAACACGTTCCGGGCCAACTGGAATGCCTACGACGACTCGGCCCGCTCCGCCGTCGGCAAACTCAACACCCACACCTACGGGACGAACGGGCGCACGGGGCCACGCGACATCGCCAAGGGTGCGGGCACACCTCTGTGGATGTCGGAAGTGGATCTTGGCGGTCGGGGTCCGCAGAACTTCACCGACATGAGCCCCGCCCTCGACCTCGCCGGTCGGATCACCGACGATCTCAGGGAACTGGAGCCCCGGGCCTGGGTGCTGTGGCAGGCGGTGGAGGACTACGAGAACATGACCCCGGCCCACGAGAACTCAAACTGGGGGCTGGTCCAGACCGACTTCACCCCGGCGGACGCCGCGCGGGAGCCACTGCGGAAGAACAAGAAGTACTGGGCGATGGCTCAGTACAGCAGGTTCATCCGGCCGGGGGCGCGCGTCATCACCACGGACGACGACGCCACTTTGGCCGCGGTGAGACCCGGCGGTCAGGGCGCAGTGGTGGTCCACACCAACCCCACGCCTACGGCCCGGACGGTGACCTTGGACCTCAGCGCCTTCCGGACGGTCTCCCCGCAACCGGTCAAGCGCTACACCACGGACACGACCAAGAACGTCCATCGAGAAGCCGACCTCACCACTTCGGGCAAACGGCTCACGGTGACCCTTGGGCCCAACTCGGTCACGACCCTCGTCATACCAGGCGCATCCGGTGTGAACACCGAGGCGACCGCCGTCCCCTCCACCGCCTCCCGCCTCCTCGTCAACGCCAACAGCGGCATGGCCCTGGCAGGTACCACACTCGGCAAGAGCGCCCTCGTCCAACAGGTGCCGAACCCCGGCGACGCGGCGCAGCAGTGGGTCCTCACCCGTTCGGTACCCGGTGACTGGAGCAGCACCGCTTCGTATCGTGTGAAGAACGTCAGGAGCGGCAAACTCCTCGGCGTCGTCGGCGGCGCGCTCGCCTTGGCCCCTCCCGGACCGTCGGCAAACCTGCGGTGGATGCTTTCCACCACCGGCGACGGGCAGTACACCCTGGTCAACAGCGCGACCGGTACGCTCCTCGACGTTACCGGCGCCTCCACCACGGACGGCGCCCCTGTCGGCGTCCATCCGCCCACCACGGGGAGCAACCAGAGATGGGCCTTCCGCGGACCGACCGACTGGCAGGCACTGCAAGCTCGGCACAGCGGCAAGTGCCTGGACGTCACGGGCGCGTCCACGGCCGACGCCGCTCCCGTCACCCAGTACACCTGCAACAACGGACCCAACCAACAGTGGTCGCTACGCACCGCCCCGGACGGCCACGTCAACGTTGTGGTGCGGCACAGCGGCAAGTGCCTGGACGTGACGGGCGCGTCCACCGCTGACGCCGCTCCCGTCGCCCAGTACACCTGCAACAACGGACCCAACCAACAGTGGTCACGGATCGAGGCGGGCGGCGGCTACGTTCGCCTGGTGGCCAGGCACAGCGGCAAATGTCTCGACATCGCCGGCGCCTCGCCCGCCGATGGCGCGGAGGCTGTCCAGTACGCGTGCAACGGGGGAACGAACCAGCAGTTCCGAACGGGATGA
- a CDS encoding substrate-binding domain-containing protein — MVDSFRGNPPIFWFALSEVRSLSPRSPGSAPQPRPGQTANTTTIGPQSRHIARLAARCRVTRPSKGNDMFTHHHRRPVAVVALGLASMLVLSACSSGQEATGGSSDVGKVEGKISLTYLQKQGDQEYFIGEAAGAKAKAAQLGIDLKIVNLGNDANKTVSEAQAAISQKSNGLIVVVPDPAVGPQVVQLAKDAKVALLTSDDQICSTGPDPSSCGADALVPRIGFSGQQMGGEVGKRAAEEFKKAGWGAAETRTISAWKQDVTVCTDRVNASKKAFTEGAGAPVQNIDVPTDNSPTGAQDKIAATITANPAVKHWVVWGCNDENVQGGVTALENAGFKADNVIGVGLGAYLACKNWSSDKPSGMKAALFINGKDVGALAVQTMYHKLKDGKDFPKEAFAPTTMVDASTWKEVGVSCG, encoded by the coding sequence GTGGTGGATTCCTTCAGGGGTAATCCGCCGATCTTCTGGTTCGCGTTGAGCGAGGTTCGATCGTTGAGCCCTCGCTCACCGGGCTCTGCCCCCCAGCCCAGGCCCGGCCAGACAGCGAACACAACGACGATCGGCCCGCAGTCTCGTCACATCGCGCGCCTTGCTGCTCGATGCCGTGTGACCCGTCCAAGCAAAGGGAACGACATGTTCACTCACCACCACCGCCGACCGGTAGCCGTCGTGGCTTTGGGTCTGGCTTCGATGCTCGTCTTGTCCGCGTGTTCCAGCGGTCAGGAGGCGACGGGCGGGAGCTCGGACGTGGGGAAGGTCGAGGGGAAGATCTCCCTGACCTATCTGCAGAAGCAGGGCGATCAGGAGTACTTCATCGGTGAGGCCGCCGGTGCGAAGGCGAAGGCGGCTCAACTCGGGATCGATCTGAAGATCGTGAACCTGGGCAATGACGCGAACAAGACGGTGAGTGAGGCGCAGGCGGCGATCTCGCAGAAGAGCAACGGGTTGATCGTCGTGGTTCCCGATCCGGCCGTGGGGCCGCAGGTCGTGCAGCTGGCGAAGGATGCCAAGGTGGCGTTGTTGACGTCGGACGACCAGATTTGCAGCACCGGCCCCGATCCGTCCTCCTGTGGTGCCGACGCGTTGGTGCCTCGTATCGGCTTCAGTGGTCAGCAGATGGGAGGCGAGGTCGGCAAGCGGGCGGCCGAGGAGTTCAAGAAGGCCGGCTGGGGTGCCGCGGAGACCCGGACGATCTCGGCGTGGAAGCAGGACGTCACCGTGTGCACGGACCGGGTGAACGCCTCGAAGAAGGCGTTCACCGAGGGTGCCGGCGCGCCGGTCCAGAACATCGACGTGCCGACGGACAACTCGCCGACGGGGGCGCAGGACAAGATCGCGGCGACGATCACCGCGAATCCGGCGGTGAAGCACTGGGTGGTGTGGGGCTGCAACGACGAGAACGTCCAGGGTGGGGTCACAGCGCTGGAGAACGCCGGCTTCAAGGCGGACAACGTGATCGGTGTGGGTCTCGGTGCCTACCTGGCCTGCAAGAACTGGAGCTCTGACAAGCCCTCCGGGATGAAGGCCGCGCTCTTCATCAACGGCAAGGACGTCGGCGCCCTGGCCGTACAGACCATGTACCACAAGCTGAAGGACGGCAAGGACTTCCCCAAGGAAGCCTTCGCCCCGACCACGATGGTCGACGCCTCCACTTGGAAGGAAGTGGGAGTCAGCTGCGGCTGA
- a CDS encoding CoA ester lyase, translating to MVKPRVTLLFVPGDRPERFAKAAACDPGGVLVDLEDAVAPEGKARARDAAVEWLAAHEGYLRINAVDTPWCDEDMAALAAARSLRGVVLPKSATAHQVAGVVRRLPPDVPLLALVESALGVREAAAIAAVPRVVRLLFGSIDFALDAGITPSGPDEPELLWARSALVVASRAAGLPAPLDGVYTRLEDEAGLVASSRRSRGLGFGGRLCVHPRQVEPVHLAWQPTAAERDWARRVVAAAGDFDGAAVRVDGQMIDRPRLELARALLAG from the coding sequence GTGGTGAAGCCCCGAGTCACTCTGCTGTTCGTACCGGGTGACCGGCCGGAGCGCTTCGCCAAGGCGGCAGCCTGCGATCCGGGCGGGGTGCTCGTCGACCTTGAGGACGCCGTAGCGCCGGAGGGGAAGGCGCGGGCGCGGGACGCCGCGGTTGAATGGCTTGCCGCACATGAGGGCTATCTGCGGATCAACGCGGTGGACACGCCATGGTGCGACGAAGACATGGCCGCGCTCGCGGCGGCACGAAGCCTGCGCGGAGTGGTTCTCCCCAAGAGCGCCACCGCGCACCAAGTGGCCGGTGTCGTGCGGAGGTTGCCTCCGGACGTGCCCTTGTTGGCGCTGGTGGAGAGCGCTCTGGGCGTGCGGGAAGCGGCGGCGATCGCTGCGGTTCCCCGGGTCGTACGCCTCCTCTTCGGCAGCATCGACTTCGCGCTGGACGCGGGTATCACTCCCTCGGGCCCTGACGAACCGGAGCTGCTCTGGGCCCGTTCGGCTCTGGTGGTGGCCTCGCGAGCAGCCGGTCTGCCGGCGCCGCTCGACGGGGTCTACACCCGGCTCGAGGACGAGGCCGGGTTGGTGGCCTCGTCCCGGCGCAGCCGAGGGCTCGGATTCGGCGGCCGGCTCTGCGTGCACCCGCGGCAGGTGGAACCCGTACACCTCGCCTGGCAGCCGACCGCGGCGGAACGAGATTGGGCGCGCCGGGTCGTCGCGGCCGCCGGCGATTTCGATGGGGCCGCCGTGCGCGTGGACGGCCAGATGATCGACCGACCGCGTCTCGAACTGGCCCGGGCCCTGCTGGCTGGGTGA
- a CDS encoding SLC13 family permease produces the protein MSIEVVGVLVLVAVFVLSSVCGLNMGILALAATFVLGCVVLGRTPEEVLLGFPAAMFVVLVAVTFLFGIARVNGTVDWLVRVAVRAVGDRVAAIPWVLFFLTALLCATGSASPAAVAIVAPIGITFAVRHQVNPLYAGLMAVNGAAAGSFAPSGILGGIVHSSLAAQHLPVGAGQLFAGTFAFNLAAAGATWLVFGRKSLAAGGPEDVSDPEEGPGPRLGCEQVATLAAMAAMVVGTTVFSLDTGFLALTLAALLALFFRRTAQAAVKEIAWPVVLLVCGIVTYISLLQKIGVVDSLGTTIAAIGAPLVAALLICYVAGVVSAFASTTGILGALVPLSVPFLQSGAIGTTGMVIALAATATVVDASPFSTNGALVVANSPERLRAGVYRGLLRWGAGVCAIAPMCAWLAFVVL, from the coding sequence ATGTCGATTGAGGTCGTCGGAGTACTTGTCCTCGTTGCGGTGTTCGTGCTCTCCAGCGTGTGCGGGTTGAACATGGGCATTCTCGCGCTGGCAGCCACCTTCGTGCTGGGGTGCGTCGTGCTCGGCCGTACACCGGAAGAGGTATTGCTGGGCTTCCCCGCCGCGATGTTCGTGGTGTTGGTGGCTGTGACGTTCCTTTTCGGTATCGCGCGCGTCAACGGCACGGTGGACTGGCTGGTGCGCGTCGCGGTACGGGCAGTCGGCGACCGGGTGGCAGCCATCCCCTGGGTGCTGTTCTTCCTGACGGCGCTCCTGTGCGCGACGGGCTCGGCTTCGCCTGCCGCGGTCGCCATCGTCGCCCCCATCGGCATCACCTTCGCCGTACGCCACCAAGTCAATCCGCTGTACGCCGGGCTGATGGCTGTCAACGGCGCCGCAGCGGGAAGCTTCGCACCGTCCGGCATCCTGGGCGGAATCGTCCACTCCTCCCTGGCGGCCCAGCATCTGCCCGTGGGCGCGGGGCAGCTCTTCGCCGGAACCTTTGCCTTCAACCTGGCAGCCGCCGGGGCAACCTGGTTGGTCTTCGGCCGCAAGTCCCTCGCGGCCGGGGGCCCGGAGGACGTGAGCGACCCCGAAGAGGGCCCGGGGCCTCGACTGGGCTGCGAACAGGTTGCGACGTTGGCCGCGATGGCCGCGATGGTCGTGGGCACCACCGTCTTCTCACTGGACACCGGCTTCCTCGCTCTCACTCTGGCCGCGCTGCTGGCGCTGTTCTTCCGTCGCACGGCCCAGGCGGCCGTCAAGGAGATCGCCTGGCCGGTCGTTCTCCTGGTCTGCGGGATCGTCACGTACATCTCCCTGCTCCAGAAGATCGGCGTCGTCGACTCACTGGGTACGACGATCGCGGCGATCGGCGCACCTTTGGTGGCAGCCCTGCTGATCTGTTACGTCGCCGGCGTTGTCTCCGCCTTCGCGTCCACCACTGGAATCCTGGGTGCGCTGGTGCCTCTGTCCGTGCCGTTTCTCCAGTCGGGAGCCATCGGAACGACCGGCATGGTGATCGCCTTGGCGGCAACGGCGACGGTCGTGGACGCGAGTCCCTTCTCCACCAATGGCGCCCTGGTGGTCGCCAACTCGCCCGAGCGGCTTCGTGCGGGTGTGTATCGCGGCCTGCTGCGGTGGGGCGCCGGGGTGTGTGCGATCGCTCCGATGTGTGCCTGGCTCGCCTTCGTGGTCCTGTGA
- a CDS encoding CaiB/BaiF CoA-transferase family protein, with protein MSDPYAPPEDRTAAGPLSGLVVVSLEQAVAAPFATRQLADLGARVIKIERPGSGDLARGYDRTVRGMSSHFVWLNRGKESVQLDVRSPEGNRQLHSLVGRADVLVQNLAPGAAERLGIGSQTLASNHPDLITCDISGYGSSGSYRDRKAYDLLVQCEAGLVSLTGTPETPSKVGLSIADISAGMYAYSGILTALITRARTGRGAQVEVSMLEALGEWMGYAEYYTRYGGTAPARAGAKHAAIAPYGPFTGLDGETVTLGLQNEREWASFCEIVLRRPELRDDPRFNGNADRVAHRCELDAIVEEVASGVTGEELVARLKEASIAYGHQRTVEEFSAHPQLRERRRWAPFGSPVGELRGLIPPVTFHGERPLRLGRVPALGEHTDSVLAWLAQEAPASTHQGAHHVD; from the coding sequence ATGTCTGATCCGTATGCACCCCCCGAGGACCGCACCGCTGCCGGTCCCCTGTCCGGGCTCGTCGTCGTGTCCTTGGAACAGGCTGTCGCCGCGCCCTTCGCCACCAGGCAACTGGCCGACCTCGGCGCCCGCGTCATCAAGATCGAGCGACCCGGCAGCGGCGATCTCGCCCGCGGGTACGACCGCACGGTCCGCGGCATGTCCAGCCACTTCGTCTGGCTCAACAGGGGCAAGGAAAGCGTCCAACTCGACGTCCGCTCCCCGGAAGGGAACCGGCAACTGCACTCCCTCGTCGGCCGCGCCGACGTCCTGGTGCAAAATCTCGCTCCCGGCGCGGCGGAAAGGCTGGGCATCGGCAGTCAAACCCTGGCATCAAACCACCCGGATCTGATCACCTGCGACATCTCCGGATACGGCAGCAGCGGGTCCTACCGCGACCGCAAGGCGTACGACCTCCTCGTACAGTGCGAGGCCGGACTGGTCTCCCTCACCGGGACGCCGGAGACTCCCTCCAAGGTGGGCTTGTCGATCGCCGATATCAGCGCCGGCATGTACGCATACTCTGGAATCCTGACCGCCTTGATCACGCGTGCCCGCACCGGTCGGGGAGCGCAGGTCGAGGTGTCCATGCTGGAGGCATTGGGCGAGTGGATGGGTTACGCCGAGTACTACACGCGCTACGGCGGGACAGCCCCCGCGCGCGCCGGCGCCAAGCACGCGGCCATCGCTCCGTATGGCCCGTTCACGGGGCTCGACGGGGAAACCGTCACTCTCGGGCTGCAGAACGAACGCGAGTGGGCGTCCTTCTGCGAGATCGTCCTGCGCCGCCCGGAGCTTCGGGATGACCCTCGCTTCAACGGCAACGCCGACAGGGTTGCCCACCGCTGCGAACTCGACGCCATCGTGGAGGAGGTCGCGTCGGGGGTCACGGGCGAAGAGCTGGTGGCGAGGCTCAAGGAAGCGTCCATCGCCTACGGACACCAGCGCACCGTGGAGGAATTCAGCGCGCATCCGCAACTGCGCGAGCGTCGCCGATGGGCGCCGTTCGGCAGCCCTGTCGGGGAACTACGCGGACTCATCCCTCCCGTCACGTTTCACGGAGAGCGCCCGCTGAGGCTGGGGCGCGTGCCGGCGCTGGGAGAGCACACCGACTCCGTCCTCGCGTGGTTGGCCCAGGAGGCCCCCGCGAGCACCCACCAGGGGGCACACCATGTCGATTGA
- a CDS encoding LysR family transcriptional regulator, translated as MEIRELQWFAVLAECQHVTAAAERLNISQPTLSRAIARLERRVGVPLFDRHQNRLRLNKYGEVFRAHALRAIGEIDGAEQRIASLVDPDGGTVALGFLHSYGSWLVPGLLAGYRVIAPTTRFDLRGAAADTVVDDVRQGRLDLGLTSPQPAGHDLDWTPLQREPLCLLVPSGHRLARRHRVEAAELVEEDFLALRPVFGLRQVADRLCAAAGYEPRIIMECTELSTLRELVAAGLGVAVVPARGSPAGTGDRTVAVPFKDPQAYRTIGLINPLGGPRAAAVVRFYDYVCSTAHAHDA; from the coding sequence GTGGAGATCAGAGAGCTTCAGTGGTTCGCTGTTCTGGCCGAATGCCAGCACGTGACAGCTGCGGCGGAGCGGTTGAACATCTCGCAGCCGACCCTGTCGCGTGCGATCGCACGACTGGAGCGGCGCGTGGGGGTGCCGCTCTTCGACAGGCACCAGAACCGCCTTCGGCTCAACAAGTACGGCGAGGTGTTCCGCGCCCACGCCCTGCGCGCCATTGGTGAGATCGACGGGGCCGAACAGCGCATCGCGAGTCTGGTCGATCCTGACGGGGGGACGGTGGCACTGGGCTTTCTGCATTCCTACGGCTCCTGGCTGGTACCTGGACTGCTCGCCGGCTACCGCGTGATCGCCCCGACCACCCGATTCGATCTGCGTGGAGCCGCCGCCGACACGGTGGTCGACGACGTGCGCCAGGGCAGGCTGGATCTGGGGCTCACCAGCCCACAACCGGCCGGCCATGACCTTGACTGGACCCCCTTGCAGCGGGAACCCCTGTGCCTGCTCGTTCCCTCTGGGCACCGCCTGGCGCGCCGCCATCGGGTGGAGGCGGCAGAGCTGGTCGAGGAGGACTTTCTGGCGCTGCGGCCGGTGTTCGGTCTTCGCCAGGTGGCCGACCGGCTGTGCGCCGCAGCCGGCTACGAACCGCGGATCATCATGGAGTGCACGGAACTCAGCACGCTGCGAGAGCTTGTGGCGGCAGGGCTGGGAGTCGCTGTCGTCCCCGCGAGGGGAAGCCCCGCGGGCACGGGGGACCGGACCGTCGCCGTGCCCTTCAAGGATCCGCAGGCATACCGCACGATTGGCCTGATCAACCCGCTCGGGGGGCCGCGCGCGGCAGCGGTTGTGCGATTCTACGACTACGTTTGCTCGACAGCTCATGCACACGATGCATGA